A single region of the Etheostoma cragini isolate CJK2018 chromosome 3, CSU_Ecrag_1.0, whole genome shotgun sequence genome encodes:
- the rwdd2b gene encoding RWD domain-containing protein 2B — protein sequence MSALQRAEWQLAELELLTSMFPRHDELQIPDQLALAELRAYVEGSASADSPPPPPTSTPDFLIKLKLDSAAMDRMDVVLSCAFPSQYPSVLPEITVRCAGLSRAQQTQIRTELNAYLMENCQGEVCVLSAVDWLKDNLQLFINNSLSAAPAPKKESSSPRPQEVFSRLWIYSHHIYNKTKRKNILEWSKELGLSGFSMPGKPGIVCVEGPHSACEEFWSRVKVLTWKKILIRHREDIPLDRQVKDSVDSLRKFTGFEEATFDPHGNRGNHMDLGQLYQFLNEKGCCDVFQMYFGIKGR from the exons ATGTCCGCGCTGCAGCGCGCTGAGTGGCAGCTCGCTGAGCTCGAGCTGCTGACCAGCATGTTTCCCCGCCACGACGAGCTCCAGATCCCAGACCAGCTGGCACTAGCGGAGCTCAGGGCCTATGTGGAGGGCTCAGCCTCAGcagacagcccccccccccctcctactTCAACACCTGACTTCCTCATCAAACTGAAGCTGGACTCTGCAGCCATGGACAGG aTGGATGTGGTCCTGTCATGTGCTTTTCCATCCCAGTATCCCAGTGTGTTACCAGAGATAACAGTCCG GTGTGCCGGTCTCAGCAGGGCCCAGCAGACACAGATCCGCACAGAGCTCAATGCATACCTCATGGAAAACTGCCAGGGGGAAGTGTGCGTGCTCTCAGCTGTGGACTGGCTGAAAGACAACCTGCAGCTCTTCATCAACAATAGCCTATCAGCAGCACCGGCTCCTAAGAAGGAGTCTTCCTCTCCACGGCCACAGGAAGTGTTCAGCCGACTGTGGATTTACAGTCATCACATCTACAAcaagacaaagaggaagaacATCTTGGAGTGGTCCAAGGAGCTGGGCCTGTCAGGATTTAGCATGCCCGGGAAGCCTGGTATCGTGTGTGTGGAAGGTCCTCATTCTGCCTGCGAGGAGTTCTGGTCCAG AGTGAAGGTCCTGACATGGAAGAAGATCCTGATTCGACATAGAGAGGATATTCCCCTTGATCGTCAGGTAAAGGACAGCGTAGACTCCCTACGCAAATTCACAGGCTTTGAAGAGGCGACGTTTGACCCCCATGGGAACAGAGGTAATCACATGGACCTGGGGCAGCTCTACCAGTTCTTAAATGAGAAAGGCTGTTGTGACGTCTTTCAGATGTATTTTGGCATTAAAGGGAGGTAG